From one Triticum aestivum cultivar Chinese Spring chromosome 4B, IWGSC CS RefSeq v2.1, whole genome shotgun sequence genomic stretch:
- the LOC123094332 gene encoding transcription factor TB1 encodes MFPFYDSPSPMDLPLYQQLQISPPSPKAPDHQSLLYYHSSPAFAADSFHHSYLCAGAATPTPPAAEIDNQSPPELLLMDQAPAPRADGVGTAQGLHGGGGLDSAAAAAARKDRHSKICTAGGMRDRRMRLSLDVARKFFALQDMLGFDKASKTVQWLLNTSKGAIREVMTDEASSDCEEDGSSSLSVVDGKHKPPGTEAEGGDHGEGKKQVPRAARRAPAKPKPQRKLASAHPIPDKESRTKARERARERTREKNRMRWVTLASTINIEPAATGMAAARADEFVTRPNNLISRSSSMNTARAELEEGCSSSMPSEAIMAGFGNGGYGSSGNYYQYQLEQQWELGGVVFPNSQPY; translated from the coding sequence ATGTTTCCTTTCTATGATTCCCCTAGCCCCATGGACTTGCCCCTTTACCAACAGCTGCAGATCAGCCCTCCCTCGCCAAAGGCGCCGGATCACCAATCCTTGCTCTACTACCATTCCTCCCCTGCATTTGCCGCCGACTCCTTCCACCACAGCTACCTCTGTGCCGGTGCCGCGACGCCCACGCCGCCCGCGGCCGAGATCGACAACCAGTCGCCGCCGGAGCTGCTGCTGATGGATCAGGCTCCGGCGCCAAGGGCAGACGGTGTTGGAACCGCACAAGGCCTGCACGGCGGTGGAGGCCTCGACAGCGCGGCGGCCGCCGCGGCCAGGAAAGACCGGCACAGCAAGATATGCACCGCCGGCGGGATGAGGGACCGGCGGATGCGGCTCTCCCTCGACGTCGCCCGCAAGTTCTTCGCGCTCCAGGACATGCTCGGCTTCGACAAGGCCAGCAAGACGGTGCAATGGCTCCTCAATACGTCAAAGGGCGCCATCAGGGAGGTCATGACTGACGAGGCGTCCTCCGACTGCGAGGAGGACGGCTCCAGCAGCCTCTCCGTCGTCGACGGCAAGCACAAGCCGCCAGGGACGGAGGCTGAAGGTGGTGATCACGGCGAGGGGAAGAAGCAGGTGCCAAGGGCAGCCAGAAGGGCACCCGCCAAACCAAAGCCGCAAAGGAAATTGGCCAGTGCGCACCCGATCCCCGACAAGGAGTCGAGGACGAAGGcgcgggagagggcgagggagcgGACTAGGGAAAAGAACCGGATGCGATGGGTGACGCTCGCGTCCACAATTAACATCGAGCCGGCAGCCACCGgcatggcggcggcgagggcggacgAGTTCGTCACGAGGCCGAACAATTTGATCAGTCGCTCCTCGTCCATGAACACAGCAAGAGCTGAATTGGAGGAGGGGTGCTCGTCGTCCATGCCGAGCGAAGCGATCATGGCTGGCTTCGGCAATGGAGGATACGGAAGCAGCGGTAACTACTACCAGTATCAGCTGGAGCAGCAATGGGAGCTCGGTGGAGTGGTGTTTCCCAACTCCCAGCCCTACTGA